The Sphingomonas sp. So64.6b genome includes a region encoding these proteins:
- the nadA gene encoding quinolinate synthase NadA, with translation MDARVSNGRGGGGLTGLDRSLDLRAEIDRLRKERNAVILAHYYQKPEIQDLADFVGDSLDLSKKAAATDADVIAFCGVRFMAETAKILSPDKIVILPDMNAGCSLEDSCPPDQFKAFREAHPDHIALTYINCSTEVKALSDVIVTSSSAEKILSQIPLDQKIIFGPDKNLGGYLARKTGREMLLWPGVCIVHEAFSETELLKLQGLHPGAPVAAHPECPPYILDHADYVGSTSGILAYARDMPGDTLIVATEPHIIHQMEKAEPLKNFIGAPGADGNCNCNICPYMALNTMEKLYLALRDLEPRVEIEEGLRLQAKKSLDAMLAMASGTVGLGDLGPVKVTGD, from the coding sequence ATGGACGCACGCGTATCTAATGGTCGGGGGGGCGGCGGCCTGACCGGGCTCGACCGCAGCCTTGACCTCCGGGCCGAGATCGACCGGCTGCGCAAGGAGCGCAACGCGGTGATCCTCGCGCATTACTACCAAAAGCCCGAGATTCAGGATCTCGCCGATTTCGTCGGTGACAGCCTCGATTTGTCGAAAAAGGCCGCCGCGACCGATGCCGATGTCATCGCCTTTTGCGGCGTGCGCTTCATGGCCGAGACGGCGAAGATCCTGAGCCCCGACAAGATCGTCATACTGCCCGACATGAATGCCGGCTGCAGCCTGGAAGACAGCTGCCCACCCGATCAGTTCAAGGCCTTTCGCGAGGCGCATCCCGATCATATCGCGCTGACCTATATCAACTGCTCGACCGAGGTGAAGGCGCTGAGCGACGTGATCGTCACCAGTTCCTCGGCGGAAAAGATCCTCAGCCAGATCCCGCTCGACCAGAAGATCATCTTCGGCCCGGACAAGAATCTCGGCGGCTATCTCGCGCGCAAGACCGGGCGCGAGATGCTGCTCTGGCCCGGCGTGTGCATCGTGCATGAGGCGTTCAGCGAGACCGAGCTGCTCAAGCTGCAGGGGCTGCATCCCGGTGCCCCGGTCGCCGCACACCCTGAATGCCCGCCCTATATTCTCGACCATGCCGATTATGTCGGATCGACGAGCGGCATCCTCGCTTATGCGCGCGACATGCCGGGCGACACGCTGATCGTCGCGACCGAGCCGCATATCATCCACCAGATGGAAAAGGCCGAGCCGCTCAAGAATTTCATCGGCGCACCCGGCGCGGACGGCAACTGCAACTGCAACATCTGCCCGTACATGGCGCTCAACACGATGGAAAAGCTCTACCTCGCGCTGCGCGACCTGGAGCCGCGGGTCGAGATCGAGGAAGGGCTCAGGCTGCAGGCCAAGAAGAGCCTCGACGCGATGCTCGCCATGGCGAGCGGGACGGTCGGGCTGGGCGATCTCGGGCCGGTCAAGGTGACGGGGGACTGA
- a CDS encoding MBL fold metallo-hydrolase, producing the protein MSEQQTGVAQMLEPLVSRVLAPNPSAFTNTGTQVHLVGTTDLAVIDPGPDTPEHIDALIAAIAGRPVTAIVITHTHRDHSPGSRPLQAATGAPIIGCAPLALADSGPRVGVGADASFDHDYAPDRVLAEGESVTGQGWTLTALATPGHTSNHLCFALPETRALFSGDHVMGWSTSIVSPPDGDMAAYMASLEKLLPRDDRIYYPAHGDPVDNPQRLVRGMMGHRKQREGQILRLLRKEARTIPAMVERMYVGIDRRLFPAAERSVLAHLIDLRDRGLVSATGDAWSKSSAE; encoded by the coding sequence ATGAGCGAGCAACAAACCGGCGTGGCGCAGATGCTGGAACCGCTCGTGTCGCGTGTGCTCGCGCCCAACCCGTCGGCTTTCACCAATACCGGTACCCAGGTGCATCTGGTCGGCACGACCGATCTCGCCGTGATCGATCCCGGGCCCGATACGCCAGAGCATATCGACGCGCTGATCGCGGCGATCGCCGGGCGGCCGGTCACCGCGATCGTCATCACCCATACCCACCGCGACCATAGTCCCGGATCGCGGCCGCTCCAGGCGGCGACGGGTGCGCCGATCATCGGTTGCGCGCCGCTCGCGCTCGCCGATAGCGGACCCAGAGTCGGTGTGGGTGCCGATGCGTCGTTTGACCATGACTATGCGCCAGACCGCGTGCTTGCCGAGGGCGAGTCGGTGACGGGGCAGGGCTGGACACTGACTGCGCTGGCCACGCCGGGCCACACGTCGAACCACCTGTGCTTCGCCTTGCCGGAGACCAGGGCCTTGTTTAGCGGCGACCATGTGATGGGCTGGTCGACCAGCATCGTTTCGCCGCCCGATGGCGATATGGCCGCCTATATGGCGAGCCTCGAAAAACTGCTGCCGCGCGATGACCGGATCTATTATCCCGCGCATGGCGACCCGGTGGACAATCCGCAGCGCCTGGTGCGCGGCATGATGGGGCATCGCAAGCAACGCGAGGGTCAGATCCTGCGCCTGTTGCGCAAAGAAGCGCGCACCATCCCGGCGATGGTCGAGCGCATGTATGTCGGGATCGACCGCCGCCTGTTTCCCGCCGCCGAGCGGTCGGTGCTCGCCCATCTGATCGACTTGCGCGACCGTGGCCTGGTGAGCGCGACCGGCGATGCCTGGTCGAAGTCGAGCGCTGAGTGA
- the nadC gene encoding carboxylating nicotinate-nucleotide diphosphorylase, with translation MTFTLDGFDLAAFLSATLAEDLGDAGDITSSAVIPADARFTGVMDSRDAIVVAGLPIAEAFFRALDPQVKIERLVEDGQKVAAGTDLMRLEGNGRAMLTAERSALNTVQHLSGIATMTRTYVDKILGTGAILLDTRKTIPGLRVLEKYATRMGGATNHRMGLWDAAMIKDNHVAVAGGVAEAVRRAKAAGIERIIVEVDSTDQIEPALAAGATHLLLDNMAPPMLRGAVTLVGGRVPTEASGGVRLDTIRAIAETGVTYVSVGRLTQSAPAADIGLDFASLD, from the coding sequence TTGACCTTCACCCTTGACGGTTTCGACCTCGCTGCGTTCCTATCGGCGACGCTCGCCGAAGATCTCGGTGATGCTGGCGACATCACATCGTCCGCCGTGATCCCCGCCGATGCGCGCTTCACTGGGGTGATGGACAGTCGCGACGCGATCGTCGTTGCCGGCTTGCCGATCGCGGAAGCGTTCTTCCGCGCGCTTGACCCGCAAGTGAAGATCGAGCGGCTGGTCGAGGACGGACAGAAAGTTGCGGCGGGGACCGACCTGATGCGGCTCGAGGGAAACGGCCGGGCGATGCTCACCGCCGAACGATCGGCGCTCAACACCGTGCAGCATTTGTCGGGCATCGCGACGATGACAAGGACCTATGTCGACAAGATACTCGGCACCGGCGCGATCCTGCTCGACACCCGCAAGACCATCCCGGGCCTGCGCGTGCTGGAGAAATATGCGACGCGCATGGGTGGCGCGACCAATCACCGCATGGGCCTGTGGGATGCAGCGATGATCAAGGACAATCACGTCGCAGTCGCCGGCGGTGTGGCCGAGGCAGTGCGCCGCGCCAAGGCGGCAGGCATCGAACGCATCATCGTCGAGGTCGATTCGACCGACCAGATCGAACCCGCGCTGGCGGCCGGTGCGACGCATTTGCTGCTCGATAACATGGCGCCGCCAATGCTGCGCGGCGCGGTCACCCTGGTCGGCGGGCGCGTGCCGACCGAGGCATCGGGCGGCGTGCGGCTCGATACGATCCGCGCGATCGCCGAAACCGGCGTCACTTATGTCAGTGTCGGCCGCCTGACCCAGTCGGCGCCCGCCGCCGATATCGGTCTCGATTTCGCTTCGCTCGATTAA
- a CDS encoding M56 family metallopeptidase — translation MSASLNPAGIAGWALEALIASTILMVAVLALRGPVRRAFGPDVAYALWALPALRLLLPPIPESWREIAVAPVIRASETITIYVIEPLGGGSAAPATQYPSLGLILVTLWVAGAAVFLGWHALSHLRFCRNILDRQVRGSQIDGGIHLIETDAATGPLAFGVLRKYVAFPRDFTERYDREERDLALAHELGHHARGDLIANWAALFILALHWFNPVAWRAFRAFRADQEIANDAGVLAGLSPIARHTYACAIVKSAHGGAVSAACHLHTINDLKGRLKMLTTNKTSRTRLVSGVAAVAMLTVAGLGFTASGTKAAAAMRDNVEIATGVNLADLNIAPPAPPAAPVPPVSMQAEPAPAPPAPPAAPEWNDDDSRAVTTTTTDMDGKKIKRIKIVKRGSDGKIHSEEFEGMEALKNMPEVSSINCGEGGDQREMVINKKDGEKHKIIICRNRIERVAREGAAVAMNSRDIERNAYQSALSGLRSARENMTRNVELSGIHRAEALKAMDEAIREVEQDMAKVD, via the coding sequence ATGAGCGCCTCCCTGAATCCAGCGGGGATCGCCGGCTGGGCGCTCGAGGCGCTGATCGCATCGACCATCCTGATGGTCGCGGTGCTTGCGCTGCGTGGACCGGTCCGCCGCGCCTTCGGGCCCGACGTCGCCTATGCCTTGTGGGCGCTGCCCGCACTGCGACTGTTATTGCCACCGATACCCGAATCCTGGCGCGAGATCGCAGTCGCGCCAGTGATCCGCGCGAGCGAGACGATCACGATCTATGTGATCGAGCCGCTCGGTGGGGGATCCGCCGCACCAGCCACCCAATACCCTTCGCTTGGCCTTATACTGGTCACGCTCTGGGTGGCGGGCGCGGCGGTATTTCTCGGCTGGCATGCGCTGTCTCACCTCCGCTTCTGCCGCAACATCCTCGACCGCCAGGTGCGCGGTTCGCAGATCGACGGTGGCATCCATCTGATCGAAACCGATGCGGCGACCGGGCCGCTCGCGTTCGGCGTCCTGCGTAAATATGTCGCCTTTCCGCGTGATTTCACCGAGCGCTACGACCGCGAGGAACGCGATCTCGCGCTGGCGCATGAGCTTGGCCACCATGCGCGCGGCGACCTGATCGCCAATTGGGCGGCGCTGTTCATCCTTGCGCTGCACTGGTTCAATCCCGTCGCCTGGCGTGCTTTCCGCGCGTTTCGCGCCGATCAGGAAATCGCCAACGATGCCGGCGTGCTTGCCGGGCTGAGCCCGATCGCGCGCCATACCTATGCCTGCGCCATCGTCAAATCCGCGCATGGCGGGGCGGTGTCCGCCGCCTGTCACCTGCACACCATAAACGATCTGAAAGGGAGACTTAAGATGCTGACCACCAACAAGACATCGCGTACTCGCTTGGTGAGCGGGGTCGCCGCGGTTGCCATGCTGACCGTCGCCGGCCTCGGCTTCACTGCCTCAGGTACCAAGGCGGCCGCCGCGATGCGCGACAATGTCGAGATCGCAACCGGCGTCAATCTGGCGGACCTGAATATCGCACCGCCGGCGCCGCCCGCCGCGCCCGTGCCGCCCGTGTCGATGCAGGCCGAGCCAGCACCGGCTCCGCCGGCACCGCCCGCTGCTCCTGAATGGAACGACGACGACAGTCGCGCTGTGACCACGACGACCACCGACATGGACGGCAAGAAGATCAAGCGCATCAAGATCGTCAAGCGCGGCAGCGACGGCAAGATTCACAGCGAGGAGTTCGAAGGCATGGAGGCGTTGAAGAACATGCCTGAAGTGTCGTCGATCAATTGTGGCGAAGGTGGCGATCAGCGTGAAATGGTCATCAACAAAAAGGATGGCGAAAAGCACAAGATCATCATTTGCCGCAACCGCATCGAGCGCGTCGCCAGGGAAGGCGCGGCAGTCGCGATGAACAGCCGTGACATTGAGCGCAACGCCTATCAATCCGCGCTGAGCGGACTGCGAAGCGCGCGCGAGAATATGACGCGCAATGTCGAACTGAGCGGCATCCATCGCGCCGAAGCGCTCAAGGCGATGGACGAAGCGATCCGTGAAGTCGAACAAGACATGGCCAAGGTGGATTGA
- a CDS encoding DUF885 domain-containing protein — protein MRRTFALLLAAATLPTLPLAAAPVAAAPQTAAERAFAALSNRYVQGIALFSPVYGTPLGDHRFDDRIGDVSAAARARRVTHDNALLAELGRVDRAKLSRESQVDAALLDNALRYDLWDLQVLKSWQWDAQIYNDIAGTALYGLAARDFAPWPQRLKSATARMEAMPAFYAQARAQLIPARVPEIYATTVAKQNNGVVDIAENMLAPHAGELNAADRKRFDAALVTLKAAVAEHQKWLDTVLVPQAKGDFRLGAALYDQKMKYALVSTLTRQEIKARATKAATDTRTEMYALARQVLTGKPGAPALPDQPSAEQQQVAIEAALARSYAQRPARDGVMDKARATLVQATDFVRAKGLVTMPDSPVKIITMPKFQQGVAVAYCDSPGALEQQLDTFYAISPIPDDWTDAQATSFLSEYNDYMIQELSIHEAMPGHYLQIAHANRNKSVLRAVLSSGPFVEGWAVYAEGMMADANYMDGDPLFKLTVLKMRLRSITNSLLDIGIQTEGMTRDQAMTLMTKGAFQQEREAAGKWTRASLGSTQLLSYFTGYSEHMAMREEAKQRLGAKFDLKTYNDAVLAHGSPPARFVRQLMFDLPIG, from the coding sequence ATGCGCCGCACCTTTGCCCTGTTGCTTGCCGCTGCCACGTTGCCCACGCTGCCGCTTGCCGCCGCCCCGGTCGCGGCCGCGCCGCAAACGGCCGCCGAACGCGCCTTTGCCGCTTTGTCGAACCGCTATGTACAGGGCATCGCTTTATTCTCCCCCGTCTATGGCACGCCGCTCGGCGATCATCGCTTTGACGACCGGATCGGCGATGTGTCGGCCGCGGCCCGTGCACGCCGGGTAACGCATGACAATGCACTGCTCGCCGAGCTCGGCCGGGTCGACCGCGCGAAGCTGAGTCGCGAAAGCCAGGTCGATGCAGCCCTGCTCGACAATGCGCTGCGCTACGATCTGTGGGACTTGCAGGTCCTGAAGAGCTGGCAGTGGGACGCGCAGATTTACAACGACATCGCCGGCACCGCGCTTTACGGCCTGGCCGCGCGCGATTTCGCGCCCTGGCCGCAGCGGCTCAAATCGGCAACCGCGCGGATGGAGGCGATGCCGGCTTTCTATGCCCAGGCGCGAGCGCAGCTGATCCCGGCGCGCGTGCCGGAAATCTATGCAACGACCGTGGCGAAGCAGAATAACGGCGTGGTCGACATCGCGGAGAACATGCTCGCGCCGCATGCGGGCGAGCTGAACGCGGCCGATCGCAAGCGCTTCGATGCCGCTTTGGTTACATTGAAAGCGGCCGTCGCGGAGCACCAGAAATGGCTCGACACGGTGCTGGTGCCGCAGGCCAAGGGTGATTTCCGGCTCGGTGCCGCACTGTATGACCAGAAGATGAAATATGCGCTGGTCTCGACGCTCACGCGACAGGAGATCAAGGCGCGCGCAACCAAGGCGGCGACCGATACCCGTACCGAGATGTATGCACTGGCGCGGCAAGTCCTGACCGGCAAGCCAGGCGCCCCCGCCCTGCCCGACCAGCCCAGCGCGGAGCAGCAACAGGTGGCGATCGAAGCGGCGCTGGCGCGCAGCTATGCGCAACGGCCCGCACGGGACGGCGTGATGGACAAGGCCAGGGCGACCCTTGTCCAGGCGACGGATTTCGTGCGCGCCAAAGGGCTGGTCACGATGCCCGACTCCCCGGTGAAGATCATCACCATGCCCAAATTCCAGCAAGGCGTCGCGGTCGCCTATTGCGACAGTCCGGGCGCGCTCGAGCAGCAACTCGACACATTCTACGCGATCTCACCGATCCCCGACGACTGGACCGATGCGCAGGCGACCAGCTTCCTGTCCGAATATAACGACTATATGATTCAGGAGCTGAGCATCCATGAAGCGATGCCCGGCCACTATCTGCAGATCGCCCACGCCAACCGGAACAAGTCGGTGCTGCGCGCGGTGCTGTCGTCCGGGCCGTTCGTCGAAGGCTGGGCAGTCTATGCCGAGGGCATGATGGCCGATGCCAATTATATGGACGGCGATCCGCTGTTCAAACTGACCGTACTCAAGATGCGGCTGCGCTCGATCACCAACTCGTTGCTCGATATCGGTATCCAGACCGAAGGCATGACCCGCGACCAGGCGATGACCCTGATGACCAAGGGCGCGTTCCAGCAGGAGCGCGAGGCGGCGGGCAAATGGACGCGGGCGAGCCTCGGATCGACCCAACTGCTGAGCTATTTCACCGGCTATAGCGAACATATGGCGATGCGCGAGGAGGCCAAGCAGCGGCTCGGCGCGAAGTTCGACCTGAAGACCTATAACGACGCGGTGCTGGCGCACGGGTCGCCGCCGGCACGCTTCGTACGGCAATTGATGTTCGACCTGCCGATCGGGTGA
- a CDS encoding nuclear transport factor 2 family protein, giving the protein MRLRTHDRPIRRPPIVLAAIAAAMALALPVVASAATPESRQLPADLAGALDAYNRATIGSDIAGLAAIVTDDYMLVNSDASVQDKASYLADFAVPGFKLDPYVVEQPVYKVRGDTALTGGVFRLNWTQQGGRHDRRLRIVHFWVKQGDRWQISYTQLTRVPD; this is encoded by the coding sequence ATGCGACTGCGGACTCACGACCGGCCTATTCGCCGACCGCCGATCGTTCTTGCCGCCATTGCTGCGGCGATGGCACTCGCCCTGCCGGTCGTAGCTTCGGCTGCGACGCCGGAATCGCGTCAGCTTCCCGCCGATCTCGCAGGTGCGCTCGATGCCTATAACCGGGCAACGATCGGCAGCGATATCGCCGGGCTCGCTGCCATCGTGACCGACGATTATATGCTCGTGAACTCGGACGCGAGCGTACAAGACAAGGCTTCCTATCTCGCCGATTTCGCGGTGCCGGGCTTCAAACTCGATCCGTATGTGGTCGAACAACCGGTCTACAAGGTGCGGGGCGACACCGCCCTGACCGGCGGAGTTTTCCGGCTGAATTGGACCCAGCAGGGCGGCCGCCATGACCGCCGACTGCGCATCGTCCATTTCTGGGTGAAACAGGGGGATCGCTGGCAGATCAGTTACACGCAGCTCACTCGCGTTCCGGACTAG
- a CDS encoding DUF4230 domain-containing protein has product MDNKRIVQVALAIAVIIAALVGGWMAWDRYTERYAISREEDGTAITKIVSAKFSGASAIKVGALSGTVQASASDTRGFGMLTSDKVIKAPFSIDYFVDMSRLSADAYEWDAARRTLTIRAPDVVPAAPNIDWSAQTADRTRGLFVTRDAADQLMRRATLNAKTVAQKEGVKPEHLMVARENARRALTAIAAGPLKATGMDDVRVVVSFPFDRRGPSEQMDRSRSLREVLGNQR; this is encoded by the coding sequence ATGGATAACAAGCGCATCGTGCAGGTCGCGCTCGCCATCGCGGTGATCATCGCAGCGCTGGTCGGCGGGTGGATGGCGTGGGACCGCTATACCGAGCGATACGCCATCAGCCGGGAAGAGGATGGCACGGCGATCACCAAGATCGTCAGCGCCAAATTCTCCGGCGCCAGCGCGATCAAGGTCGGGGCGCTGTCCGGCACGGTGCAGGCATCGGCATCGGACACGCGCGGCTTCGGCATGCTGACCTCCGACAAGGTGATCAAGGCGCCGTTCTCGATCGACTATTTCGTCGACATGTCGCGGCTGTCGGCGGATGCCTATGAATGGGATGCGGCGCGGCGCACGCTGACCATCCGCGCGCCTGATGTCGTGCCGGCCGCGCCCAACATCGATTGGTCAGCGCAGACCGCGGATCGCACGCGCGGTCTGTTCGTCACGCGCGACGCCGCCGACCAGCTGATGCGCCGAGCGACACTCAACGCGAAGACCGTCGCGCAGAAGGAGGGTGTCAAGCCCGAGCATCTCATGGTTGCACGCGAGAATGCCCGCCGCGCGCTGACGGCCATCGCCGCAGGACCGCTGAAAGCGACCGGTATGGACGATGTGCGCGTGGTGGTGAGCTTCCCGTTCGACCGTCGCGGGCCGAGCGAACAAATGGATCGTTCGCGTTCGCTGCGGGAAGTACTGGGCAACCAGCGCTGA
- a CDS encoding BlaI/MecI/CopY family transcriptional regulator: MAERISDAEHAVMEVLWEEAPLTAQDVSERIPAGRDWSANTVKTLLGRLLAKNIIGHEEDGRRYLYRPLVARDDYVAGESRKLMDRLFGGKLTPLVAHLAERDELTATDIAEIEALLKGLKA, translated from the coding sequence ATGGCCGAACGGATAAGCGATGCTGAACACGCGGTGATGGAAGTGCTCTGGGAGGAGGCTCCGCTGACCGCGCAGGACGTGTCCGAACGCATTCCCGCCGGCCGCGACTGGTCGGCCAACACGGTCAAGACCCTGCTCGGCCGGCTGCTCGCCAAAAACATCATCGGGCATGAAGAGGATGGCCGGCGTTACCTTTACCGCCCGCTGGTCGCGCGTGACGATTATGTTGCCGGTGAATCACGCAAGCTGATGGATCGGCTGTTCGGGGGCAAGCTGACCCCGCTGGTCGCGCACCTCGCCGAACGCGACGAGCTGACCGCGACCGACATCGCCGAGATCGAGGCGCTGCTGAAGGGGTTGAAGGCATGA